A segment of the Halococcus agarilyticus genome:
CACCCACACCGACCCGCCCGCGATCGCGGCGGCGAACGCGGCCGAGCCGAGCGTCGATTCCGTGAGGAGGACGATCGCCGCACCGCCGTGGGCCGCGAGCAGAATCGTGAGGTTGTGCGAGACGGCGCGCGCGAGGAGCAGTCGTGGCGTCAGCGGCGGCCACGCGAGCGACGTCCAGCCGGTACGGACCGTGCCGATGGCGACCGCAGCCGTCGACAGCGCGACGATCGCGGCGAACTTCACCGCGGCGTTGGCGGCCGCGTCGAGCAGGCTCAAAAGGGCCGGCCACGCCAGCACCGCGACCTCCGCACAGCCGAAGAAGACGCCCTCGATCCACCGCTCGACGCCGACTTTCTCGGCGTTTCGCGGCCCGGCCTTGCGCCGTTCGGTAGTGTGATCCGATCCCCTGTTCGGTGGCACTATCTCCGATTCACCCCATTGTACGAGTGACGACGCTCCCACGCGTGCGGTGGCGTACACATCGCAGCGCAGCGGGCCGTCTCAGTCCTCCTGTCCGACCCGAATGACCTGGAGGAGCGATTCGACCGGCACGCCCTCCAGCTCCTCGACACCGCGCTTGTCGACCAGCACGCCACAGCTCACCGGCGTGCCGCCCTCCTCGGCGATGGCGTCGACCGTCTCGGTCATGGTCGTGCCGCTCGTGATGGTGTCGTCGATCACGTAACACTCCCGGTCGCGGATCCCCGCGAAGTTCCGCGAGAAGTTCCCGCTGAGGTCGTCGATGTCGCCCTCCTCCCACTGGTGTTTTCGGGGGGCGTACGTCGCGAGGTCGGCGTCGAGTTCGAGCGCCACGGTGGTCGCGAGCGGCGTGCCGGCCTTCTCGATCCCGACCACGAGATCGATCTCCTCGTTGTCACCGTCCGTGCTGCCGAGCAGGTCGGCCATCGCGCGGCCGACGTACGAGAGCCGGGTGCTGTCGCGGCCGAACGCGCTCCAGTCGACGTGGATGTCTTCGAGTGCGTCGGTCGCCGCCGGCTCCCGGGTCGTCGTGCCGCCGCCGCGCTCGACCAGCCAGCTCGCGGTCTCGCGCGAGACGTTGAGCTCGTCCGCGATCTCGCCGTTCGATAGCCCCTG
Coding sequences within it:
- the gfcR gene encoding transcriptional regulator GfcR; this translates as MKNVDDLIGSANELADQGLSNGEIADELNVSRETASWLVERGGGTTTREPAATDALEDIHVDWSAFGRDSTRLSYVGRAMADLLGSTDGDNEEIDLVVGIEKAGTPLATTVALELDADLATYAPRKHQWEEGDIDDLSGNFSRNFAGIRDRECYVIDDTITSGTTMTETVDAIAEEGGTPVSCGVLVDKRGVEELEGVPVESLLQVIRVGQED